From Daphnia pulicaria isolate SC F1-1A chromosome 11, SC_F0-13Bv2, whole genome shotgun sequence, the proteins below share one genomic window:
- the LOC124315391 gene encoding uncharacterized protein LOC124315391 gives MMRLFPIRSVLRFPLSLSRLLFPALLLIVIYIFSLVVVDSFYAAENPIQIVSPQPPDQPKQLSPESPPRNQKSGGDENAVPHPKFNLMEETFGKKWVKKSDDNYFSPADCTEEYANKNQLQQDHPCVIRLIKQKYLRQPASKTLPYRLGDPQTLDPSDGQAQGILRILRNQTKGFFIECGAYDGETLSNTLYMERSFQWSGLLIEADQISHSQLVNRNRRAYTSPVCLSTKPYPMEVDFNATVGTLGSILEDQKNSDQTSDKKKTESAKGSENIYKVQCFPLYSMLVAVGRTRVDYFSLDVEGSEYKILATIPWHKVDIKTLTVEWNHVPEGEAAMTRLMEKNKFVKFGLIEMKFSHEVVYVQDFLDDLRKFEDY, from the exons TTAATCGTCATCTACATCTTCAGCCTCGTCGTGGTGGACTCATTTTATGCAGCAGAAAATCCAATACAAATCGTGTCGCCCCAGCCACCAGACCAGCCAAAACAA TTATCTCCTGAGTCTCCTCCACGGAATCAAAAGTCTGGCGGGGATGAGAATGCTGTGCCTCATccgaaattcaatttgatggAAGAAACGTTCGGCAAAAAATGGGTCAAGAAATCGGATGACAACTATTTCTCGCCTGCCGATTGTACTGAAG AGTATGCCAACAAGAATCAACTGCAACAGGACCATCCGTGTGTCATTCGGCTAATCAAGCAGAAATATCTGCGCCAACCAGCGTCCAAAACTCTTCCTTATCGACTGGGCGATCCCCAAACTCTCGATCCCTCTGACGGCCAAGCTCAGGGAATTTTAAGGATCTTGCGCAATCAA aCTAAAGGATTTTTCATCGAGTGCGGTGCGTATGACGGCGAAACTCTATCCAACACGTTATACATGGAGCGATCCTTCCAGTGGAGTGGTCTGCTCATCGAGGCCGATCAAATATCGCACAGTCAACTCGTGAACCGCAATCGTCGAGCCTACACTTCGCCCGTTTGTCTCAGCACCAAACCTTACCCCATGGAA GTTGATTTTAACGCAACCGTCGGGACTCTGGGATCGATTCTAGAGGATCAAAAAAATTCGGATCAAACGTCGGACAAGAAAAAGACGGAATCTGCAAAAGGCTCAGAAAACATTTACAAAGTTCAGTGTTTCCCGCTGTACTCGATGCTAGTCGCTGTGGGCAGAACTCGAGTCGACTATTTCAGTTTGGACGTCGAAGGTTCCGAGTACAAAATATTGGCCACCATTCCTTGGCACAAAGTCGACATCAAG ACGTTGACTGTGGAATGGAATCACGTCCCAGAAGGTGAAGCCGCCATGACTCGATTGATGGAGAAGAACAAATTCGTCAAGTTtggtttgattgaaatgaaattctcTCATGAAGTAGTTTACGTCCAGGATTTCCTGGACGACTTGAGAAAGTTCGAAGACTATTAA
- the LOC124315419 gene encoding uncharacterized protein LOC124315419 translates to MKRKEAAIKSTLIVISVLVMPSEVTTLISDTHHSIHSEANHNRLISPAQLDGCFYTDSYLNRRHLKIRSDDIIYGTGPSSRSGEEERFKHQCLQPRLVVRRYEKEDVVRCLDSLWVRKGSRQPVYIAFVGDSTSRQHFVSLVRLIPDYDRETVSRFNTPTAEQLYHDDMNITSPLLANLKLAFFWRNLINEEMLSLFRRWASTEDQSQVPDLIFFGATVHHMLPSNHFSFETYQTLLENELVPLMKKSLAVHPHQEIIWLKPSHTIERNVNSVIPVYQDKIKKYTAILPRALKDTRIVIWDTINALAEEYIRACTLTRYDRQDVHYYENCHDLIHTGMRAISIGTRLLLNHLCKTL, encoded by the exons atgaaaaggaaagaagctgCTATCAAGTCAACATTAATCGTTATTTCTGTGTTGGTGATGCCATCAGAAGTGACGACACTCATCAGTGACACTCATCATTCTATTCATTCGGAGGCCAATCACAACCGTCTCATCTCACCTGCTCAACTTGACGGATGCTTCTATACAGACAGCTATTTGAATCGACGTCATTTGAAGATAAGAAGCGACGACATCATCTACGGAACCGGACCCAGCAGCAGAAGCGGCGAAGAAGAAAGATTTAAGCATCAGTGCCTTCAGCCTCGACTTGTTGTTCGGCGATACGAAAAGGAAGATGTCGTCCGCTGCCTAGATTCTTTGTGGGTGCGGAAGGGCAGCAGACAACCCGTATACATCGCCTTCGTAGGCGACTCGACTTCTCGGCAACACTTTGTCAGCCTCGTCAGG TTGATTCCTGATTACGATAGAGAGACTGTAAGCCGATTCAACACTCCAACTGCTGAACAACTTTATCACGACGACATGAATATTACCAGTCCTCTTTTGGCCAATTTGAAACTCGCCTTTTTCTGGCGGAATCTAATCAACGAGGAGATGCTATCTCTTTTCAGGCGATGGGCATCTACAGAAGATCAATCGCAAGTCCCcgatttaattttctttg GCGCAACCGTTCATCACATGCTTCCCAGTAATCATTTCAGTTTTGAAACGTACCAAACGTTGTTGGAAAATGAGTTGGTACCTCTCATGAAGAAAAGTTTGGCTGTTCATCCTCACCAGGAGATTATCTGGTTGAAACCAAGCCACACGATTGAGCGCAATGTGAACAGCGTGATTCCAGTATATCaagacaaaataaagaaatacacTGCTATTCTCCCTCGGGCCTTAAA AGATACGAGGATTGTGATTTGGGACACGATCAACGCCCTCGCCGAGGAATACATCCGCGCCTGCACTTTGACTCGGTACGACCGTCAAGACGTGCattattatgaaaattgcCACGATCTCATCCATACGGGAATGAGGGCTATTTCAATAGGAACTCGACTCCTCTTGAACCACTTATGCAAAACACTATAG
- the LOC124316027 gene encoding alpha-(1,3)-fucosyltransferase C-like, with amino-acid sequence MLRQTRRLVVLICWRRSWRRMTTAHWFLLGALATIYFVTVCVVTFNVLMENGAIQMPSILHSEIGSEQTLANWVNRPKNNRHQRNNKDHHSLMFKKIIFWNSYFSSKDFELGLGRTAFKDAGCRITNCLLTDDRRLLDASDAVIFHANDFNERDLPDPQQRRPNQRFIFYNYETMVTASDMPMFTQTKHFFNWTMTYRRDSDIYDVRTYGAIQRRTNALPPPTSMPGRLGPEVLPPDPASMMMPSNKSFSRHHFLLAKKTKMVAWFVSHCRTDSLREKYFELVGQHVPIDTYGSCGSLTCVPLRSEKCDKLLDSYKFYVAAENAICPDYVTEKFYRAMAADIVPIVYGGADYSAYAPPMSYIDAGDFKSPKALADYLKLLDENDGLYLKYFDWKKDYEVVRRPVSGWCELCEKLNDPQQKPKVYEDITDWWYHKDIACLSGYDYLDNLLQQNMTTF; translated from the exons ATGTTACGACAGACCCGACGGCTAGTCGTCCTCATCTGCTGGAGGAGAAGCTGGAGGAGAATGACGACAGCCCATTGGTTTCTCCTTGGTGCTTTAGCAACCATTTACTTTGTCACAGTTTGCGTCGTCACCTTCAATGTTTTAATG GAAAACGGAGCGATTCAAATGCCATCCATTTTGCACAGCGAAATTGGTAGCGAACAGACCCTGGCCAATTGGGTGAATCGCCCAAAAAACAATCGACATCAGCGAAATAACAAAGATCATCATTCGCTGATGTTCAAGAAGATTATATTTTGGAATTCCTATTTCAGCTCGAAGGATTTCGAACTCGGACTGGGGCGCACGGCGTTCAAAGACGCCGGATGTCGAATCACAAATTGTCTCTTGACGGACGACAGACGTCTGCTGGACGCCAGCGATGCCGTCATTTTCCACGCCAACGATTTCAATGAAAGAGATTTGCCGGATCCGCAACAGCGTCGCCCCAATCAGCGGTTCATTTTCTACAATTACGAGACGATGGTCACTGCCAGCGACATGCCCATGTTTACACAAACGAAACACTTTTTCAACTGGACCATGACCTATCGACGTGATTCAGACATTTACGACGTCCGCACTTATGGCGCAATTCAACGACGGACCAACGCCCTTCCCCCACCCACAAGCATGCCCGGAAGACTTGGCCCGGAAGTCCTTCCGCCTGATCCGGCTTCCATGATGATGCCCAGCAACAAGTCATTTAGTCGACATCATTTTCTGCTGGccaaaaagacgaaaatggtCGCCTGGTTCGTCTCCCATTGCCGCACCGACAGTCtcagagaaaaatatttcgaactGGTGGGCCAACACGTCCCCATCGACACGTACGGCAGTTGCGGATCTCTCACGTGCGTGCCGTTGCGGAGTGAAAAGTGCGACAAGTTACTCGACAGCTACAAGTTCTACGTGGCGGCCGAGAATGCCATTTGTCCCGATTACGTCACAGAGAAATTCTATCGAGCCATGGCGGCCGACATTGTCCCCATCGTCTACGGAGGCGCCGATTACTCCGCGTACGCCCCACCCATGTCTTACATAGACGCGGGAGATTTCAAATCGCCAAAAGCCCTGGCCGATTATTTAAAACTGCTGGACGAGAACGACGGCCTCtacctgaaatatttcgactgGAAAAAAGATTACGAGGTGGTAAGAAGGCCAGTCAGCGGCTGGTGCGAACTTTGCGAGAAACTCAACGATCCTCAACAGAAACCCAAAGTCTACGAAGATATAACTGACTGGTGGTATCATAAAGATATTGCCTGTCTCTCCGGATATGATTACCTTGACAATTTACTGCAACAAAATATGACAACGTTCTGA
- the LOC124315463 gene encoding glycoprotein-N-acetylgalactosamine 3-beta-galactosyltransferase 1-like: protein MPRFNVGGALFFDCWNRSIGLLRRHRFISFVVCSCLNVFFVLDILVICGLFVDLNSANGRVHPSPSFRPSDFLLEGPPNKLDVRLLCWISSTSRDKENSIRETWGKRCDKLIFISNSQPLGTANPTEGQSEAGAGIARLFARTTLDVLKQLHDHYLNDSDWFLKADAATYVVVDQLKLMLSTHNPATPCYMAGNNRNNSEIIGDAYVLSRESIRRLVRQFRRRNPGVAPADCDNWRHSPTALKSLPTSSRCLDRLGIVSLSTQDDRGCERFLNQSLAKELILNDNEANADGSKTRRCISDRAVIFPRLGEHDFYFYEHLLYRLKMPANVMK, encoded by the exons ATGCCCAGGTTCAATGTCGGAGGAGCTTTATTCTTCGACTGCTGGAATCGATCAATCGGATTGTTACGACGCCATCGTTTCATCTCATTCGTCGTCTGTTCCTGTCTCAATGTCTTTTTTGTCCTCGACATTTTGGTTATTTGCGGCTTATTTGTCGATTTAAATTCCGCCAATGGCCGAGTCCATCCATCGCCGTCCTTCCGTCCGTCAGA TTTTCTATTGGAGGGACCGCCAAATAAATTAGACGTTCGCCTGTTGTGTTGGATTTCGTCCACTAGTCGTGACAAGGAGAATTCGATCCGGGAGACGTGGGGCAAACGGTGcgacaaattaattttcatctcCAACTCGCAACCGTTGGGAACGGCAAATCCAACAGAAGGTCAAAGTGAGGCTGGTGCTGGAATAGCCCGTTTATTTGCCAGGACGACATTGGACGTTTTAAAACAATTGCACGATCATTATTTGAATGACTCGGATTGGTTCCTCAAAGCTGACGCTGCAAC TTACGTAGTTGTCGACCAATTGAAATTGATGCTCTCAACCCACAACCCTGCCACACCCTGTTACATGGCTGGTAACAACAGAAATAACTCGGAGATTATCGGCGACGCTTACGTCTTGAGTCGAGAGTCCATCCGCCGACTGGTGCGCCAATTCCGGCGGCGGAATCCGGGCGTAGCGCCAGCTGATTGCGACAATTGGAGACATTCCCCGACAGCCCTTAAATCATTGCCGACAAGTTCCCGCTGCTTGGATCGACTAGGAATCGTCTCCTTGAGCACGCAGGACGATCGAGGTTGCGAGCGATTTCTCAACCAGAGTCTTgccaaagaattaattttaaatgataatGAAGCGAATGCCGATGGTTCTAAGACTCGCCGATGTATTTCAGATCGAGCCGTCATCTTCCCTCGACTTGGTGAAcatgacttttatttttacgaacATTTGCTCTACCGTTTGAAAATGCCCGCCAATGTTATGAAGTAA
- the LOC124315394 gene encoding protein Star-like isoform X1 — translation MMRRLVPIRLFHFRLSLSRLLLASLLFMFYIFSLVVVDSFHARDCRIEIVSPQLHESIQLSRESPSLQQKSGSDDELPPKYNLMEETYGRKWAKKSDGNYFSPADCTEEYANKNQLQQDHPCVIRLIKQKYLRQPASKSLPYRLGDPQPLNPSDGPAQGILRILRNQTNGFFVECGAYDGEFLSNTLYMERSFQWSGLLIEADQISHSQLVNRRRRAYTSPVCLSTKPYPMEVFFNGTFGTLGMIIEDQEEAQQTSDKKKTESAKGTAENIYKVQCFPLYSMLVAVGRTRVDYFSLDVEGSEYKILATIPWHKVDIKTVTVEYNHVPEGEAAMTRLMEKNKFVKFGFIEMRFSHEVVYVQDFLDDLRKYAEY, via the exons ATGATGAGGCGACTTGTACCCATTCgcttgtttcattttcgtttgtCGCTTTCTCGGCTTCTACTTGCTTCGCTCTTGTTCATGTTCTACATCTTCAGCCTCGTCGTGGTAGACTCATTTCATGCAAGAGATTGTCGAATAGAAATTGTGTCACCTCAACTGCACGAGTCAATACAA TTATCTCGCGAGTCTCCTTCGCTGCAGCAAAAGTCTGGCAGTGATGATGAACTGCCACCAAAGTACAATTTGATGGAGGAAACGTATGGCAGAAAATGGGCAAAGAAATCGGATGGAAACTATTTCTCGCCTGCCGATTGTACTGAAG AGTATGCCAACAAGAATCAACTGCAACAGgaccatccctgtgtcattcgGCTAATCAAGCAGAAATATTTGCGCCAACCAGCGTCCAAATCTCTTCCGTATCGACTGGGCGATCCCCAACCGCTCAATCCCTCTGACGGTCCAGCTCAGGGAATTTTAAGAATCTTGCGCAATCAA ACTAACGGATTTTTCGTCGAATGCGGTGCCTACGATGGCGAATTCCTATCCAACACGTTATACATGGAGCGATCCTTCCAGTGGAGCGGACTGCTCATCGAGGCCGATCAAATATCGCACAGTCAACTCGTGAACCGCCGTCGTCGAGCCTACACTTCACCCGTTTGTCTCAGCACCAAACCTTACCCCATGGAA GTATTCTTTAACGGAACGTTCGGGACTCTGGGAATGATCATCGAGGATCAAGAAGAAGCTCAACAGACGTCtgacaagaagaagacggaatCTGCAAAAGGCACAGCAGAAAACATTTACAAAGTTCAGTGTTTCCCACTGTACTCGATGCTAGTCGCTGTGGGCAGAACTCGAGTCGACTATTTCAGTTTGGACGTCGAAGGTTCCGAGTACAAAATATTGGCCACCATCCCTTGGCACAAAGTCGACATCAAG ACGGTAACCGTTGAGTATAATCACGTGCCTGAAGGCGAGGCCGCCATGACTCGTTTGATGGAGAAGAACAAATTCGTCAAATTTGGTTTCATTGAAATGAGGTTTTCCCACGAAGTAGTCTACGTCCAGGATTTCCTGGACGACTTGAGGAAGTACGCtgaatattaa
- the LOC124315394 gene encoding protein Star-like isoform X2 gives MEETYGRKWAKKSDGNYFSPADCTEEYANKNQLQQDHPCVIRLIKQKYLRQPASKSLPYRLGDPQPLNPSDGPAQGILRILRNQTNGFFVECGAYDGEFLSNTLYMERSFQWSGLLIEADQISHSQLVNRRRRAYTSPVCLSTKPYPMEVFFNGTFGTLGMIIEDQEEAQQTSDKKKTESAKGTAENIYKVQCFPLYSMLVAVGRTRVDYFSLDVEGSEYKILATIPWHKVDIKTVTVEYNHVPEGEAAMTRLMEKNKFVKFGFIEMRFSHEVVYVQDFLDDLRKYAEY, from the exons ATGGAGGAAACGTATGGCAGAAAATGGGCAAAGAAATCGGATGGAAACTATTTCTCGCCTGCCGATTGTACTGAAG AGTATGCCAACAAGAATCAACTGCAACAGgaccatccctgtgtcattcgGCTAATCAAGCAGAAATATTTGCGCCAACCAGCGTCCAAATCTCTTCCGTATCGACTGGGCGATCCCCAACCGCTCAATCCCTCTGACGGTCCAGCTCAGGGAATTTTAAGAATCTTGCGCAATCAA ACTAACGGATTTTTCGTCGAATGCGGTGCCTACGATGGCGAATTCCTATCCAACACGTTATACATGGAGCGATCCTTCCAGTGGAGCGGACTGCTCATCGAGGCCGATCAAATATCGCACAGTCAACTCGTGAACCGCCGTCGTCGAGCCTACACTTCACCCGTTTGTCTCAGCACCAAACCTTACCCCATGGAA GTATTCTTTAACGGAACGTTCGGGACTCTGGGAATGATCATCGAGGATCAAGAAGAAGCTCAACAGACGTCtgacaagaagaagacggaatCTGCAAAAGGCACAGCAGAAAACATTTACAAAGTTCAGTGTTTCCCACTGTACTCGATGCTAGTCGCTGTGGGCAGAACTCGAGTCGACTATTTCAGTTTGGACGTCGAAGGTTCCGAGTACAAAATATTGGCCACCATCCCTTGGCACAAAGTCGACATCAAG ACGGTAACCGTTGAGTATAATCACGTGCCTGAAGGCGAGGCCGCCATGACTCGTTTGATGGAGAAGAACAAATTCGTCAAATTTGGTTTCATTGAAATGAGGTTTTCCCACGAAGTAGTCTACGTCCAGGATTTCCTGGACGACTTGAGGAAGTACGCtgaatattaa
- the LOC124315369 gene encoding uncharacterized protein LOC124315369, which translates to MANGQSFQHRRVTFIAFVLVLTYFSEIVKAQQNWFRPTATTRRTTTTTTSSKIKRYPEARNSATVVFPQDEQDAGYSSPRKMHQQIPLSLLNQLNEAGDWSEFLKFVDNVTVVEGEAPGDTPYVYGAWEVDGRTKGQGGEERDASVPAKPAHCMPELTTVPLMPNTDSSVLFYPTCTRIERCGGCCSSDLLVCEPIRTEIVHFQVLKTQYAGGSRMKFAGKESVPVEKHTACKCQCKVKESDCTINQAYVPNACRCECSNIDDRRKCESDNQTRYWDSRNCMCRCRDDGYNKQCSTGFYFNEEICKCQPWGINRRDVDFDGFDNENDSRQPAVIPKQSNNNIVIDRRPALTARPVRPVYKEEDTYEEEDKKSRPVERFQFANNWNFQNAKPRQ; encoded by the exons ATGGCGAACGGCCAGAGCTTTCAACATCGCCGGGTGACATTCATCGCTTTCGTTTTGGTCTTGACGTACTTTTCTGAGATTGTCAAGGCTCAGCAGAACTGGTTTAGACCGACTGCGACAACGAggaggacaacaacaacaacaacaagcagcAAGATCAAACGATATCCAGAAGCCAGAAATTCAGCAACTGTCGTCTTTCCACAAG ACGAACAGGATGCCGGATATTCATCACCTAGAAAAATGCACCAACAA atTCCTCTGAGTTTGTTGAATCAATTGAACGAAGCCGGCGATTGGTCTGAATTCCTGAAATTCGTCGACAATGTCACAGTTGTTGAAGGTGAAGCCCCTGGCGATACTCCATACGTCTACGGCGCTTGGGAAGTCGAtg GGCGTACAAAGGGCCAAGGTGGTGAAGAAAGAG ATGCTAGCGTTCCGGCCAAACCGGCGCATTGCATGCCGGAACTAACGACAGTTCCACTCATGCCCAACACGGATTCATCGGTTCTCTTTTATCCGACTTGCACGCGGATTGAACGATGCGGTGGATGTTGCAGCTCGGACCTCCTCGTTTGCGAGCCCATCCGAACTGAAATCGTCCACTTCCAGGTGCTCAAGACCCAATACGCTGGTGGCAGTCGGATGAAATTCGCCGGAAAAGAGTCGGTGCCAGTCGAGAAGCACACGGCTTGCAAATGCCAGTGCAAGGTCAAGGAATCG GATTGCACGATTAATCAAGCGTACGTGCCGAATGCGTGCCGTTGCGAATGTTCCAATATCGACGATCGTCGCAAATGCGAATCCGACAACCAAACCAG GTATTGGGATTCGAGAAACTGCATGTGCAGATGCCGAGACGACGGCTACAATAAACAATGTTCCACCGGGTTCTACTTCAACGAAGAAATCTGCAA GTGCCAACCATGGGGTATCAATCGGAGGGACGTTGATTTCGACGGTTTCGATAACGAAAACGACAGCCGCCAACCGGCCGTGATTCCTAAACAAAGTAACAACAATATCGTGATCGACCGTCGCCCAGCGCTAACGGCCCGACCGGTAAGGCCCGTCTACAAGGAAGAGGACACTTATGAAGAGGAGGACAAAAAGTCGAGACCAGTCGAGCGGTTTCAGTTTGCCAACAACTGGAACTTTCAGAACGCCAAGCCACGCCAATAG
- the LOC124315521 gene encoding proteasome subunit alpha type-1-like — translation MFRNQYDNDVTVWSPQGRIHQVEYAMEAVKQGSATIGLKSKTHAAIVALKRATSELSAYQKKIIPIDTHMGMTIAGLTADARFLSRYMRTECLNHRYSHDEPLPVSRLIGNLGNKLQVCTQRYDRRPYGVGLLVAGYDSKGPHIYQTCPSATYFDCKAMAIGARSQSARTYLEKHLNEFLECSVEDLVRHGLRALRDTLPNEVELTSKNVSIGVVGKGMDFTIYDDGGVESFLAGLDKEDRRGGRPLPPDVEEELKEVPIGESPAPDQDPVMAVEMDVEQHSGKD, via the exons ATG TTCCGAAACCAGTACGACAATGATGTCACAGTGTGGAGCCCACAAGGCAGAATCCATCAAGTTGAATATGCCATGGAGGCAGTCAAACAGGGATCAGCCACCATTGGTCTGAAGAGCAAGACACATGCTGCAATTGTGGCTTTGAAACGAGCAACATCTGAGCTGTCTGCTTACCAGAAAAAGATCATTCCTATTGATACACACATGGGTATGACAATTGCTGGTTTGACAGCTGATGCCCGTTTCCTCAGTCGCTACATGAGAACCGAGTGCCTCAACCATCGCTATTCCCACGATGAACCTCTGCCCGTCTCCCGACTCATTGGTAATTTGGGCAACAAACTTCAGGTCTGTACCCAACGCTACGATCGTCGTCCATACGGAGTTGGCCTTCTTGTTGCTGGCTACGAT agcAAAGGTCCTCATATCTACCAGACGTGCCCGTCAGCCACGTATTTTGATTGCAAAGCCATGGCTATTGGTGCTCGATCACAATCAGCACGCACGTACCTGGAAAAgcatttgaatgaatttttgGAGTGCTCTGTCGAGGACTTGGTGCGCCACGGACTTCGAGCTCTTCGCGACACGTTACCCAACGAAGTCGAACTTACTTCAAAG AACGTCTCAATTGGTGTTGTCGGCAAAGGCATGGATTTCACCATTTACGATGATGGTGGCGTCGAATCTTTTCTGGCTGGTTTGGACAAGGAGGACCGTCGTGGTGGAAGGCCGCTGCCCCCCGATGTTGAAGAAGAATTGAAG GAGGTTCCAATTGGCGAATCTCCAGCACCCGACCAAGATCCGGTTATGGCAGTTGAAATGGACGTTGAGCAGCACAGTGGTAAAGActga
- the LOC124316028 gene encoding tetratricopeptide repeat protein 8-like has translation MDPFYTAMSLYRKRNFVQCAKVCSDILRDDGQHQAAWVLKVRALTQRVAYDDTDVLESLAESTSIENHWTKTAPPGTSTVTKTARRDPTTGTNRPPTQSRPLSGVVRLNHSGLGGSHDINNSQTTAKSRVQTSRLLSRLGTASLSTEAESFINVARLNLAQYAALSQLAKPLFEYLYYVQGDVKNALELANQAQHHSSTLHLRNSDEKNHYWKFAIARCLVRLGLVRQIVQTTSDWYIQMNSSDGVLLMAKSYLIVDQPLTALEIYKKGLEKFPKDTVILSGIGRIYEELRQPEDSVSTYKEVLNYDCSNTEAVACIAAHFFYTSQPEWALVFYKRLLQMGIHTAEVFCNIALCCLKTQQYDMIVPCIENALNLAVKDDLLAEVWYNAGHVGLAMGNLELAEKCWELTRRITPNHSEACNNLAVLALLEGKIQEGKALLNACLSLNEDLTEAKLNLKQLSNQDNEMMECLI, from the exons ATGGATCCATTTTATACGGCCATGAGTCTTTAccggaaaagaaattttgttcaGTGTGCAAAAGTATGTTCGGATATTTTACGAGACGACGGACAACATCAGGCGGCTTGGGTATTGAAAGTGAGAGCCTTGACTCAACGAGTAGCCTACGACGACACGGATGTTTTGGAAAGTTTAGCCGAATCTACCTCGATAGAAAATCACTGGACTAAAACTGCGCCACCTGGAACGTCTACTGTTACAAAAACAGCTCGTCGGGACCCGACCACAGGGACGAACAGACCACCGACTCAATCTCGACCTTTGAGTGGTGTCGTTCGTCTAAATCACAGTGGGTTGGGAGGATCACACGATATTAATAATAGCCAAACAACTGCAAAGAGTCGAGTTCAGACGAGTCGATTGTTAAGTCGGCTGGGTACAGCTTCGTTGTCAACAGAAGCAGAATCATTCATCAACGTGGCGCGTTTAAATCTGGCACAATATGCAGCTTTATCCCAACTAGCCAAACCACTTTTCGAATACCTTTACTATGTTCAAGGGGATGTCAAAAAT GCATTGGAATTGGCGAATCAAGCTCAACACCACTCATCTACTCTCCATCTGCGCAACAGCGACGAGAAAAATCATTACTGGAAATTTGCAATAGCTAGATGTTTG GTACGTCTAGGGCTTGTACGTCAAATAGTTCAGACTACGTCGGATTGGTACATCCAAATGAATAGTTCAGACGGTGTGCTATTAATGGCAAAATCATACCTGATTGTCGATCAACCACTTACTGCCCTGGAGATTTACAAAAAAGGATTAGAGAAGTTTCCTAAAGATACGGTTATCCTATCAGGAATCGGCAG GATATATGAAGAGCTTCGACAACCGGAAGACTCCGTTTCAACCTACAAGGAAGTCCTGAATTACGATTGCAGCAATACTGAAGCAGTGGCTTGCATTGCAGCACATTTCTTTTATACTAGCCAGCCAGAATGGGCCCTCGTTTTCTACAA GCGGCTACTTCAAATGGGGATTCACACTGCTGAAGTTTTTTGTAATATTGCACTATGCTGTCTGAAAACGCAACAATATGACATGATCGTTCCTTGTATTGAAAACGCCCTGAATCTTGCTGTAAAAGATGATTTACTGGCTGAAGTATGGTACAACGCTGGTCATGTAGGTCTTGCAATGGGAAACTTGGAACTGGCGGAGAAATGCTGGGAGCTGACACGTCGCATTACCCCAAATCATAGTGAGGCTTGCAATAATTTGGCTGTTTTGGCCTTACTGGAAGGAAAAATACAAGAAGGAAAAGCACTACTTAAT GCATGTTTATCTTTGAATGAAGATCTTACTGAAGCCAAACTTAATCTTAAGCAACTATCAAACCAAGATAACGAAATGATGGAATGCTTAATATAA
- the LOC124315640 gene encoding 28S ribosomal protein S18a, mitochondrial-like produces MALRNLSQIGRKIFERNVMKTSNIFAVSTRNIKQVTQNETPDGTVVIAGSYLPSSRVTQLVTVKLDSEGHCNSCYMCKLNLDVKHTDVLILSQFVRTDGCMLPRRVTNLCKRQQKRIGTMVTMAQKAGLMSNINPSWSHKDPRKRFQHKKWNSYWDETTIKC; encoded by the exons atggcTTTGCGAAACTTGTCCCAAATAGGCCGAaagatttttgaaagaaatgttATGAAAACTAGTAATATTTTTGCAGTGAGTACTCGAAATATTAAACAGG TTACCCAAAATGAAACACCGGACGGAACTGTAGTGATTGCCGGGTCTTACCTCCCATCTTCCAGAGTTACCCAGCTAGTTACAGTCAAATTAGATAGTGAGGGACACTGCAATTCTTGTTACATGTGTAAACTCAATCTAGATGTGAAACACACA gaTGTTCTGATTCTAAGTCAGTTTGTGAGAACTGATGGGTGTATGTTACCCCGCAGAGTAACGAATCTATGCAAAAGACAACAGAAGCGTATTGGGACCATGGTGACTATGGCACAGAAGGCTGGACTGATGTCAAACATCAACCCGTCTTGGAGCCATAAAGATCccagaaaaagatttcaacACAAGAAGTGGAATTCTTATTGGGATGAAACAACTATTAAATGCTAG